In Euphorbia lathyris chromosome 9, ddEupLath1.1, whole genome shotgun sequence, the following are encoded in one genomic region:
- the LOC136205873 gene encoding F-box protein CPR1-like, whose product MSKIPHDIISDILLLLPIESLVRFRCLSKPLCSIIDSSDFIRLHLSHSLNTRSNLRIILRDWNLYSVDFDSLDAAAAAESFDHPLQSGGGTEAVGSCHGLVFLRNSERNLALYNPSTRRYKRVPVSEIEPPDNSLKTGYVFYGFGYDSVNEDYKLIRMATFVGDDDGCEFIQYDYEVKVYSLKNDSWKKIKGLPFYLRFLHKPFYQVLHRRGYGVFAFNSLHWAMPHWPELGVRNSIVAFDIAGENFREVYQPDYGSNRLNFQVDVGVLEGKLCVMCNSQHEYVDLWVMEEYGVKESWRKLFSFRSTKPLMFLRPLSYSKDGSKVLLEVNDQKLVWYDWNKRSVKTVKIQEGPRSFGAEMFVGSLVQIGDGESEEREKKEAEEIEKAKANDRKRDDFLSVGFKLKL is encoded by the exons ATGTCTAAAATCCCCCACGATATTATCTCcgatattcttcttcttctacctaTTGAATCTTTAGTCCGCTTTCGATGTCTATCCAAACCTCTTTGTTCGATAATCGATAGCTCTGATTTTATCCGCCTTCATCTCTCTCATTCCCTCAACACCAGATCCAATCTTCGTATTATTCTTAGGGATTGGAATCTTTACTCTGTCGATTTCGATTCTCTTGATGCTGCCGCTGCCGCCGAAAGTTTCGATCACCCTTTACAGAGCGGTGGCGGTACTGAAGCCGTGGGTTCGTGTCATGGCTTGGTGTTCTTGAGAAATTCGGAGCGCAATCTAGCCTTGTATAATCCATCAACGAGGAGGTACAAAAGAGTGCCCGTTTCGGAGATTGAACCGCCCGATAATTCCTTGAAAACTGGGTATGTGTTTTATGGATTTGGTTATGATTCGGTTAATGAGGATTATAAACTGATTAGGATGGCTACCTTTGTTGGAGATGATGATGGATGTGAGTTTATTCAGTATGATTATGAAGTGAAGGTTTATAGTTTGAAGAACGATTCGTGGAAGAAAATAAAGGGCTTACCCTTTTATCTCAGATTTCTGCATAAACCATTTTATCAGGTTTTGCATAGGAGAGGATATGGGGTTTTTGCTTTTAACTCTTTGCACTGGGCTATGCCTCATTGGCCTGAATTAGGTGTGAGGAATTCGATTGTAGCTTTTGATATTGCAGGCGAGAATTTCCGGGAAGTGTATCAGCCTGATTATGGCAGTAACAGGCTGAATTTTCAGGTTGATGTTGGTGTTTTGGAGGGGAAACTGTGTGTAATGTGTAATAGTCAACATGAGTATGTTGATTTATGGGTAATGGAGGAGTATGGAGTGAAAGAATCATGGAGGAAGTTATTCTCGTTTAGATCGACCAAACCTTTAATGTTTTTGAGGCCTTTGTCATACTCAAAAGATGGAAGTAAAGTGCTGTTAGAAGTGAATGATCAGAAGCTTGTATGGTATGATTGGAATAAGAGAAGTGTCAAAACTGTGAAGATTCAGGAAGGTCCAAGGTCTTTTGGTGCAGAAATGTTTGTGGGAAGCCTTGTTCAAATCGGGGACGGAGAAAGTGAGGAAAGGGAGAAGAAGGAAGCTGAAGAAAttgagaaggcaaaggcaaatgATAGAAAGAG GGATGATTTTCTATCAGTGGGGTTCAAATTAAAGTTGTAA